Proteins from a genomic interval of Candidatus Polarisedimenticolia bacterium:
- a CDS encoding protein-L-isoaspartate(D-aspartate) O-methyltransferase, with translation MSENSGLETKWARLRENMVRSQIEARGIRDPRVLRAMRKVPRHRFVDAASLEHAYEDRPLPIGLDQTISQPYIVAFMTEQLQLRGGERILEVGTGSGYQTAVLAEMGGEVFTLEIHEPLSRIARQRLAELGYGNVRFAVGDGRQGWPEEAPFGAILAAASAEAVPPALLEQLAIGGRLVLPLGVEHQDLMMITRTAEGDVARNLLPVRFVPLVHG, from the coding sequence TTGAGCGAGAATTCCGGCCTCGAGACGAAGTGGGCGCGGCTCCGGGAAAACATGGTCCGCAGCCAGATCGAGGCGAGAGGAATCCGGGATCCGCGCGTCTTGCGGGCGATGAGAAAAGTGCCCCGGCATCGCTTCGTGGACGCTGCGAGCCTGGAGCATGCCTACGAGGATCGCCCGCTTCCGATCGGGCTGGATCAGACGATCTCCCAGCCTTACATCGTGGCGTTCATGACCGAGCAGCTCCAATTGAGAGGCGGCGAAAGGATCTTGGAAGTCGGGACAGGCTCGGGCTACCAGACCGCGGTCCTGGCGGAGATGGGCGGGGAGGTCTTCACGCTCGAAATCCACGAGCCCCTCTCACGAATCGCGCGTCAAAGGCTCGCGGAGCTCGGCTACGGCAACGTTCGTTTCGCCGTGGGGGACGGGCGCCAGGGCTGGCCCGAGGAGGCTCCGTTCGGCGCCATTCTGGCCGCCGCTTCGGCCGAAGCCGTGCCTCCGGCCCTGCTCGAGCAGCTGGCGATCGGGGGACGGCTGGTCCTGCCTCTCGGCGTCGAGCATCAGGATCTCATGATGATTACCCGGACCGCCGAAGGGGACGTCGCCCGAAATCTCCTCCCGGTCCGCTTCGTCCCATTGGTGCACGGCTGA
- the nfi gene encoding deoxyribonuclease V (cleaves DNA at apurinic or apyrimidinic sites), with translation MITIALRHSWRLSPRSAIRLQRRLAERVSISPFRGPIRCVAGADVSYDPGSGRFHAAVVLLEWPGLSVLEVARASGRSPFPYIPGLLSFREIPPLLRAFRRLGRKPDLIFCDGQGLAHPRRFGLACHLGLLLDIPTLGCAKTILVGEHAEVPGRRGGRRGLLFEAKRVGTALRTREGARPVFVSPGHRLSVGQAATWAMRCAGRYRIPEPTRLADLEVSRMRRNALGRRRPTAAPAAGYVRIRAHSGPIRRSDP, from the coding sequence ATGATCACGATTGCCCTGCGTCATTCCTGGCGCCTGTCGCCGCGCAGCGCCATCCGGCTCCAGCGCCGCCTGGCGGAGAGAGTCTCCATCAGCCCCTTCCGTGGCCCGATTCGATGCGTGGCCGGCGCCGACGTCTCGTACGATCCGGGCTCCGGCCGATTCCACGCCGCCGTCGTCCTTCTGGAGTGGCCGGGCCTGTCGGTCCTGGAGGTCGCGCGGGCGAGCGGGCGTTCCCCCTTCCCTTACATCCCGGGCCTTCTGAGCTTTCGCGAGATCCCTCCCCTGCTCCGCGCATTCCGCCGCCTGGGACGCAAGCCCGACCTGATCTTTTGCGATGGGCAGGGGCTCGCGCATCCGCGGCGATTCGGGCTCGCCTGCCACCTCGGGCTTCTCCTGGACATTCCGACGCTCGGATGCGCGAAGACCATCCTGGTGGGCGAGCACGCGGAAGTGCCTGGGCGCCGCGGAGGGCGCCGCGGCCTGCTTTTCGAGGCGAAGCGGGTCGGGACGGCGCTCCGGACCCGGGAAGGAGCGCGACCCGTCTTCGTCTCCCCGGGCCATCGCCTTTCCGTCGGCCAGGCGGCGACCTGGGCGATGCGCTGCGCGGGGCGCTACCGGATTCCGGAGCCGACGCGCCTCGCCGATCTCGAAGTGTCCCGGATGCGCCGGAACGCCCTCGGAAGGCGCCGGCCGACCGCGGCGCCCGCGGCCGGATATGTTAGAATCCGCGCGCATTCCGGGCCGATCCGTCGGAGCGATCCTTGA